The DNA window CGTAAACCTCCATGGAGCCGACCACGTGTGACATGATCACCTGTGCGGCACCGGTGGAATAGTCACCGGCATAACCGAGGAAGCCACCGGTCAGGTTCATCAGGCGTTGCAGCAGCGTGCGGCTGTTATGCAGCATGCCGACGCTCTTCCAGCCATAGGAACCGGCATAGATTGACTGCGGGCCGTGATCTTTTTGCAGACGGGTGATCTCGCCACAAACCAGTTCAATCGCCTTGTCCCAGCTGACGCGTACCCATTCGTCGCGGCCGCGCAGCTCGGTATGGCTGCCAGGCCCGCCTTCCAGCCAACTTTTACGCACCATCGGATATTTGATGCGGTTTTCGGCATGTACCTGGTAGGGCGCCATGGTGATCAGTTCGTTCGGGTAAGGATCGTCCTTGACCGGCTGCACGCCGACCATTTTGCCGTCCTGCACTATGGCTTCAAAAGCGCCCCAGTGTGCGCCGGTCAGAATGCCTTTTTGCGCCTGACGCAGCACCACAAATTGCGGCAGCGCCTGGCTGATGGCCTGCGCCAGCGCTGACTTGGGCCACAGGCCTGCCAGCAATGGGGCAGCGGCCAGCGCGGTAGCACCGGTCAGGAAGCGGCGGCGGCTCATTTTTAACGCTTGTTGTTGATATTTGCTCATTTCGCTTCTCCCTTAAAGCTTGGCAGGTTTGGTTGGCTGCATGTCACTGGCGTGTTTCTGCACGTATTGTGTCAGAACGCGCAGTTGTTCCTGCGTCAGCGAGGTGCGTGAAGCCATGCCTTTAATTACGCCGATCCACTGGTTGGCGTTGAAGCGATCTAGGGCGGTCAGGCCGTGACAGCCGGTGCAGTTGGCCGACATCATATCTGCGGTGTAGCGCCAGATTTTTTGCTGATCGTCGATCAGTTGTTTGCGCGGCAGCCAGACCTGCAGGGAAACCTGGTGCCACACCAGGCCGGTTTCGGCATCGGTCATGGTGGTGCCGGTTTTCAGCAGTTTGCGAGCGTCTTCACCCAGCAGCACGCTAAGGATACGTTTGCCCTGTGCGGCATAGAACACCTCACTGACGCCGTCCTGCTGCCAGCCGGTGACGTTGGCCAGCACCTTGTCGCCTTCCTGTTTCACCACCTGAACTTCGGTGGATGGCATCAGGTTGCCGGCATTGTGGCTGTCGTCCGGTTTCAGGAAGAAAGGTTCAGTGGCAATGGTGTACAGCGTGGTGGCGGTAGGTGAGGTTTCAGCCGCGGCCTTCGCCAGTTCGGCTGCACCGGCCTGGGCGGCACCGCTCATGTCCGGCAGAATGTGCGCGACTCCTTTATGGCAATCAATACAGGTTTCGCCCTGCTTGATAGCCACCGGATGCTGAATGCGTGCTTCAGGCCGTTGGGCGGTGATGTCCATGGCATCAAAGCTGTGGCATGAACGGCAGGTGGCGGAATCGCTTTCTTTCAGCGTTTTCCATACCGACTGGGCCATGGCCAGCTTATGCGCCTCATATTTTTCTGGCGTATCGATAGTGCCCACCATCTCGCCATAAATATCTTTTACCGCGCGGATCTTGGTCCACAGGTAATCGAGCGGTTCGTGTGGGACGTGGCAGTCGGCGCATTCAGCGCGGATGCCCTTGGTATTCTGGAAGTGAATGCTGCCCTGATATTCGGCCAGCGGTTGTTGCATGGTATGACAGGACACACAGAAGGCGGTGTCGCTGGTTTTGTGGAATACCGTGGCGGTACCCGCCAATAATGCTGCTCCGAGGATAATCCCCAACAGCAAAAGCCACAGCCATCCCCAGCGGTGCTTTCTTATCAAGCCAGTGAATTTATTGGTCATATTGAACCCACTTATAATTATGAAATACCAAGGAAAACCTTGCCAAAAAAAGTGCCGGCCGAGCGCCGACATACTTGAGGAAGTATAGGTAACATTAGCAATGACATCTAATACTATAGGGTTATTTTTAGCAGAAAAATGGCCATTTGAGGGATTTTACAGCGTTATATTCTATATTATATAACGCATTTTTTATGTGTCTTTATCAGCCCATGATTCAGATCACGGACAGATATAAAAAATACTGAACGAAAAGGCTATTTCGTCGGCTGGTAGGCCTGGCCTGTTTGCCAGAGGTTAATGGCGTTACGGCTGGCTTCGAAGTGGGGTTCCGGTAACTTATTCGGAGAGCACCAACGCCATTCTGCACATTTTTCCGGTTCTTTGAGTTCTGGGGTGCCACCGGGATGCTGCGTCAATAAACAGACGGATATCGTATGCTTTCCCTCGGCGCGCCAGGTTTGCAGATTATTGCTGATACCGATAAAAGTGGGTGGGGCGATGGTCAGCCCGGTTTCTTCGGCAATCTCACGCTGAGCGCACTGTTCAAAGGTTTCACCGGCATCCAGATGCCCGCCGGGAATCGACCAGAAAGGCGCGTGCTGACCGCAGCGTTTCCCCAGTAATATTTCCCCTTGTGCATTTACGATGATCACCCCTACGCCCGCCACTACAGTCATGCTTGTCTCCGTCAGCAAAATTTCAGCTTAGTATGTCATTTTAGCGCCGCGACGGATAACCCTTCGGGAAAAGTGTGCGTGAGGTCAAAAATCTATCACATCAATTTTGAGAAAACTTGCTTTCAGCCGGTGCTGCTCACACACTCCTTGAAACGTTTCAGCGTTATGGGCGCGATGATTCCGTACCGATAACGCTCCTTTTTCCCAATAAAGCTGAAACGATTCAATTCAGCAGGAGAGGAAAATCATGTTCCAGTTGTCACCGCAAGATATTCACCTGGGCGCAACTGCCGGCAGCAAGCAGGCAGCCATCCAGCAGGTTGCCGCCGCACTGACCGAAGCCGGCTGCGTCAGCGCCGCCTACGTGGACGGCATGCTGCAGCGCGAGCTGCAAACCTCCACCTATTTGGGTAACGGCATCGCCATCCCGCACGGCACTACCGATACCCGTGAACTGGTGCTGAATACCGGCGTACAGGTATTCCAGTTCCCGCAGGGCATTGAGTGGGGCGAAGGCCAAACCGCCTTTGTGGTGATCGGCATCGCCGCCCGCTCCGACGAACACCTGGCGCTGTTACGCCAGCTGACACACGTGCTGAGCGACGACAGCGTAGCCGAACAGTTGGCGAAAACCACCTCGACAGAAGAGCTGCGCAGCCTGCTGATGGGCGAAAAGCTGACGGCAGAATTCAAATTTGACGCTTCTCTGATCGCGCTCGATGTGGCCGCCGACAGCCTGATGACGCTGCAGGCGCTGAATGCCGGTCGTTTGCAGAAGATCGGTGCGGTCAACGCCCAGTTCGTCAGCGACGTCATTACCCGCAAGCCGCTGAATTTGGGGCAGGGTATTTGGCTGAGCGACAGCACCGAAGGCAATCTGACCAGCGCGGCCACCCTGAGCCGTCCGGTGCAGGCGTTTGACGAAGACGGCGAGAAAGTTGCGCTACTGCTGACGCTGTCGGTGGCTGACCAGCAACCGCTGGCGGTGCTGAACTACCTGAGTGACCTGCTGTTGGCGAATAAAGCTGAACGCTTGCTGAACGCCGATGCCGTCACCCTGCGGGCATTGCTGACCAGTGTGGTCGAAGAAGAAAATACCACCCTGAGTGCCGAGTTCGTCATTCGTAACGAACACGGCCTGCATGCCCGTCCGGGGACGGCGCTGGTCAACGTAATCAAGAAGTTCGAGAGCGAAATTACCGTCACCAATCTGGATGGCAGTGGCAAACCGGCCAACGGACGCAGCCTGATGAAGGTCGTGGCGTTGGGCGTGAAAAAAGGACATCACCTGCGCTTTACCGCCAAGGGTGAAGATGCTGAAACGGCGCTGAAGGCGATCGGTGAGGCCATTAACGAAGGACTGGGCGAGGGCGCAGCATGAGCAGAAGAGTAGCAACAATTACCCTGAATCCGGCTTACGATCTGGTGGGTTTTTGCCCGGAGATCGAGCGCGGTGAAGTTAATCTGGTCAAAACCGCCGGTCTGCACGCCGCCGGAAAAGGCATTAACGTCGCCAAGGTGCTGAAAGATTTGGGCATTGATGTCACTGTGGGCGGTTTCCTGGGCAAAGATAACCAGGATGGCTTCCAGCTGCTGTTCAGCGATCTGGGCATTGCCAACCGCTTCCAGGTGGTACCGGGCCGCACCCGCATTAACGTCAAGCTGACGGAAAAAGACGGTGAAGTGACAGATTTCAACTTCTCCGGCTTTGAGGTGAGTGGTCAGGATTGGGAACGTTTCGTGACCGACTCCCTGAGCTGGCTCGGCCAGTTCGATATGGTGGCAGTGAGCGGCAGTCTGCCGGCCGGGGTTGATCCCGATGCCTTTACCGACTGGATGATCCGCCTGCGCGCTCAATGCCCGTGCATCATTTTCGACAGCAGCCGTGAAGCCTTGGTTGCCGGCTTGAAAGCCGCGCCATGGTTGGTGAAACCCAATCGTCGCGAGCTGGAAATCTGGGCCGGTCGTCCATTGCCACAGTTGGCTGACGTGGTTGAGGCCGCACATGCGCTGCGCGATCAGGGCATTGCTCACGTGGTGATTTCTCTCGGTGCCGAAGGGGCGCTGTGGGTCAATGCTTCCGGCGCCTGGATCGCCAAGCCACCGGCCTGCGAAGTGGTCAGTACCGTTGGTGCCGGCGACTCGATGGTCGGCGGCCTGATTTATGGCCTGCTGATGCGCGAATCCAGTGAACATACTTTGCGTTTGGCTACCGCCGTAGCTGCGCTGGCCGTCAGCCAGAGCAACGTTGGCGTGACCGACCGTCCACAGTTGGCCGCGATGATGGCGCGTGTCGACCTGAAACCTTTTAATCAATAGCGGGAGGCAGAATGAAAACACTGCTGATGATAGACAGTTCGCTGGGGCAGGCGCGTGGTCACCTGGCGAAACGCATGCTCGGCGCTGCTGCGGCGAAGGCCGGCCTGACGCTGGTGGAGTCCCCGGATGAGGCTGAACTGGTGGTGGTAGCGGGGCAATCTGCGCCTGCTGACGCCGCGCTGAACGGCAAGCGGGTTTATGTGGGCGATGTGGAGCACGCGGTGCGTGAGCCGGAGGCCTTCCTGACGCAGGCTATCGCCGAGGCAAAAACCTGGCAGGCACCGGCAACGGCTGAACCGGTCAAAGCGGCGGGTCAAAAACGCATTGTGGCGATCACCGCTTGTCCAACCGGTGTGGCGCATACCTTTATGGCGGCCGAGGCGATTGAGAGCGAAGCCAAAAAACGCGGCTGGTGGGTGAAGGTTGAAACCCGCGGTTCCGTGGGTGCCGGTAATGCGATTACGCCAGAAGAAGTGGCGGCGGCGGATCTGGTGATCGTGGCGGCCGATATCGAAGTGGATCTGGAGAAATTTGCCGGCAAGCCAATGTATCGCACCTCTACCGGGCTGGCGCTGAAGAAAACCGCGCAGGAACTGGACAAGGCGCAGGCCGAAGCCGAGATTTTCCAGCCGCAAAAAAGCGGTGCTCCGGCCGCGGCCGGCAAGAAGAAAGAGAGTGCCGGGCCTTATCGCCACCTGTTGACCGGTGTGTCTTATATGCTGCCAATGGTGGTGGCGGGCGGTCTGTGTATCGCACTGTCGTTCGTATTCGGTATCAAGGCGTTCGAAGTCAAAGGCACGCTGGCGGCTGCACTGATGCAGATCGGTGGCGGATCGGCCTTTGCACTGATGGTGCCGGTGCTGGCCGGTTTTATCGCTTTCTCAATTGCTGACCGTCCGGGCCTGACGCCGGGGTTGATTGGCGGCATGTTGGCAGTAAGCACCGGAGCCGGTTTCCTCGGCGGTATCATTGCCGGTTTCCTGGCGGGTTATGTCGCCAAATTTATCAGCACCAAACTGCGTTTGCCGCAGAGTATGGAAGCGCTGAAGCCGATCCTGATCATTCCGCTGGTTGCCAGCCTGATCGTGGGTCTGATCATGATCTTCATCGTCGGTACGCCGGTGGCGAAAATCATGGAAGGTCTGACCCATTGGTTGCAGTCACTGGGTACCGCTAACGCGGTGCTGCTGGGCGCAATCCTCGGTGCCATGATGTGTACCGATATGGGTGGCCCGGTCAACAAGGCGGCCTATGCTTTTGGCGTGGCGTTGCTGAGTTCTTCGGTGTATGCGCCGATGGCGGCGATTATGGCTGCCGGTATGGTGCCACCGCTGGCGATGGGGTTGGCAACGCTGCTGGCGCGTCGCAAGTTCGACAAGTCACAACAGGAAGGCGGGAAAGCGGCGCTGGTGTTGGGCCTGTGCTTTATCTCCGAAGGCGCGATCCCGTTCGCTGCCCGTGACCCGATGCGCGTGCTGCCATGCTGCATCGCTGGTGGCGCGCTGACCGGTGCGCTGTCCATGGCGTTTGGTGCCAAACTGATGGCGCCGCACGGCGGGTTGTTCGTGCTGCTGATCCCGGGCGCAATCACTCCGGTATTGCTGTATCTGGTGGCGATTATCGCCGGTACGCTCTTGGCGGGCGTGTCTTACGCACTGCTGAAACGTGCTGACGTCCCGGCGGCCAGCGTGGCTTAAGATTAGCGTTGGTAATAAAAAAACCGGAGTCCAGACTCTAATGCTTGTAAGTTAAGGTGATATTGTTCCCTCTCCTTTGGGAGAGGGTTAGGGTGAGGGGATACATACTAACGCGAAAGCCCCTCACCCCGGCCCTCTCCCTCGGGAGAGGGGGACGCCCACTTAAACAACGTCGTACATTCTTATTCAGAACTTTGCTTAACT is part of the Serratia quinivorans genome and encodes:
- the torC gene encoding Cytochrome c-type protein TorC, which gives rise to MTNKFTGLIRKHRWGWLWLLLLGIILGAALLAGTATVFHKTSDTAFCVSCHTMQQPLAEYQGSIHFQNTKGIRAECADCHVPHEPLDYLWTKIRAVKDIYGEMVGTIDTPEKYEAHKLAMAQSVWKTLKESDSATCRSCHSFDAMDITAQRPEARIQHPVAIKQGETCIDCHKGVAHILPDMSGAAQAGAAELAKAAAETSPTATTLYTIATEPFFLKPDDSHNAGNLMPSTEVQVVKQEGDKVLANVTGWQQDGVSEVFYAAQGKRILSVLLGEDARKLLKTGTTMTDAETGLVWHQVSLQVWLPRKQLIDDQQKIWRYTADMMSANCTGCHGLTALDRFNANQWIGVIKGMASRTSLTQEQLRVLTQYVQKHASDMQPTKPAKL
- the lacC gene encoding Tagatose-6-phosphate kinase, yielding MSRRVATITLNPAYDLVGFCPEIERGEVNLVKTAGLHAAGKGINVAKVLKDLGIDVTVGGFLGKDNQDGFQLLFSDLGIANRFQVVPGRTRINVKLTEKDGEVTDFNFSGFEVSGQDWERFVTDSLSWLGQFDMVAVSGSLPAGVDPDAFTDWMIRLRAQCPCIIFDSSREALVAGLKAAPWLVKPNRRELEIWAGRPLPQLADVVEAAHALRDQGIAHVVISLGAEGALWVNASGAWIAKPPACEVVSTVGAGDSMVGGLIYGLLMRESSEHTLRLATAVAALAVSQSNVGVTDRPQLAAMMARVDLKPFNQ
- the fruA gene encoding EIIBC-Fru gives rise to the protein MKTLLMIDSSLGQARGHLAKRMLGAAAAKAGLTLVESPDEAELVVVAGQSAPADAALNGKRVYVGDVEHAVREPEAFLTQAIAEAKTWQAPATAEPVKAAGQKRIVAITACPTGVAHTFMAAEAIESEAKKRGWWVKVETRGSVGAGNAITPEEVAAADLVIVAADIEVDLEKFAGKPMYRTSTGLALKKTAQELDKAQAEAEIFQPQKSGAPAAAGKKKESAGPYRHLLTGVSYMLPMVVAGGLCIALSFVFGIKAFEVKGTLAAALMQIGGGSAFALMVPVLAGFIAFSIADRPGLTPGLIGGMLAVSTGAGFLGGIIAGFLAGYVAKFISTKLRLPQSMEALKPILIIPLVASLIVGLIMIFIVGTPVAKIMEGLTHWLQSLGTANAVLLGAILGAMMCTDMGGPVNKAAYAFGVALLSSSVYAPMAAIMAAGMVPPLAMGLATLLARRKFDKSQQEGGKAALVLGLCFISEGAIPFAARDPMRVLPCCIAGGALTGALSMAFGAKLMAPHGGLFVLLIPGAITPVLLYLVAIIAGTLLAGVSYALLKRADVPAASVA
- the rppH_2 gene encoding RNA pyrophosphohydrolase: MTVVAGVGVIIVNAQGEILLGKRCGQHAPFWSIPGGHLDAGETFEQCAQREIAEETGLTIAPPTFIGISNNLQTWRAEGKHTISVCLLTQHPGGTPELKEPEKCAEWRWCSPNKLPEPHFEASRNAINLWQTGQAYQPTK
- the fruB gene encoding Pseudo-HPr: MFQLSPQDIHLGATAGSKQAAIQQVAAALTEAGCVSAAYVDGMLQRELQTSTYLGNGIAIPHGTTDTRELVLNTGVQVFQFPQGIEWGEGQTAFVVIGIAARSDEHLALLRQLTHVLSDDSVAEQLAKTTSTEELRSLLMGEKLTAEFKFDASLIALDVAADSLMTLQALNAGRLQKIGAVNAQFVSDVITRKPLNLGQGIWLSDSTEGNLTSAATLSRPVQAFDEDGEKVALLLTLSVADQQPLAVLNYLSDLLLANKAERLLNADAVTLRALLTSVVEEENTTLSAEFVIRNEHGLHARPGTALVNVIKKFESEITVTNLDGSGKPANGRSLMKVVALGVKKGHHLRFTAKGEDAETALKAIGEAINEGLGEGAA